In the genome of Solirubrobacterales bacterium, the window GGACCTGGCTGGCTGGTTCCACGGTGCGGCAGCGCGGACGGACACCGATCGACGGCGGTGGGCACTCCTGGCTTTCGCAGCGGGCAGTCCCGTCCGGCCGTGGGACTCCGGCCTCGCAGAGGTACTGGTTGAGCTGGCCGGGGCGGGTGGTGTTGATCCCGTTGGCGCCTTCCGTGATCAGCTGCCGGTAGTACGGGGCGGTGTCCTGGAGCGGGTCGTGGTCGGAGCCCCAGATGATCAAGGAGTACCCGTCGAAACGGGCCGGGGTGCGGAGCACCGGAACGGTCCTCAGCCAGCCTCCATTCAGGTCGTAGTAGTCCGGCGGCTGGAGCGACACCGGGGTCGGCGTTACCGGGGTCCCGCTCAGGTAGCCCAGGGTCGCTTCCTCGCTGGCCGAGAAGGCGAGGTGGTTCGGTGCCGCCGCGTGGAAGGCATCCATCATCGCCTGCCCGAACGAGTTGATGATCACGTCCTTCTCGCGACCCGGATGCCGGGCCAGCGCGGCGGCGGCAGCAGCGGCGGTCGCGTTGATGTCAACCCCGACCACCGACTTCAGTTCGATGTTGATCGGGGTGGTGGGGAACTCGTCCAGCACCTGATCGAAGGTGGCGATCCTGAAGTCGTCGGCGGTGAAGCCCTCCGGCGGTTCCACTGCGCCGGTCGCGATCCCGCGGTAGGGGTGCGGTTTGCCGGCATCCCCGTGGTTGTAGTAGGTGCCGTACCAGGGGGTGAACCAGTAGCCGAAATCGAACTGTCGAAGCTCGGCGAGTGTGTGTTCCGAGATCTTCGTTCCGCCCGGCGCGTTCGAGGTGTTCGATGCGTCGAGGTCGTGGGTGAGCACGATCTGGTTGTCGCTCGTCATGTAGGCGTCCATGTCGATCATGTCCGCCCCGCGGTACCGGAGTGAGGTCTTGTAGGCGAACAGGGTGTTGCCCGGAGCCTCCTGCTCCCCGCCCTGATGAGCGATGTTGAGGAAACCGAGCTTCTGCCAGTAGTCGGTCGGCGGCGGATTCGGATCCCGATTCAGGCCCCAGGCGATCCCGCCACTCCCGCCGAACAGCAGGCCGATCGCCAGAACGATCGTCAAGATCGGTTTTGCCCGCAAGACACTCCCTCCGAGATCCGCATCGGACGGACCTCTGCTTTCCGCTGCCCCGACCCTACCGTCTGACAGGCTCTCCAGCCAGGTTAGCGAGGCGATTTGCTTGATCTATACCTCGCGAAATGCCTAGTAGAAACCCCTCGATATGCTAGATTCACGTTGTGGCCTATCGGCATCGCATCGTTGATGACCTGCTGGATGAGCTGTTTCCGCATCTCGCTGCGATCGCTCTGGAGGGAGCGAAGGGTGTGGGCAAGACAGCTACCGGAACGGAGCGGGCCGCAACGATCCTCAGTCTGGACGATCCTCGCCGTCTCGAGACACTGATTGCCAACCCCAACTACATCACCCAGGTTTCGCCACCGGTTCTGATCGACGAATGGCAGCGCGAGCCATCGGTCTGGGATCGGGTCCGCAGGGCAGTTGATGACGACCCTGCCGGCGGCCGGTTTCTGCTCGCGGGATCCGCCGGCGTCTCTCCGGGAGTTCGCATCCACTCCGGTGCTGGCCGCATAGTCAGCCTCGCGATGCGACCGCTGGCAATCAGCGAGCGCGGCGTAACCGAACCCACCGTCTCTCTGGCGAGGCTGCTCGACCCTGCCGAGACTCCGATCGAGGGTCGCACCGCACTCAGTCTGCCGAGCTACGTCGATGAGATTCTCCGCTCCGGCTTTCCCGGGATACGTGACCTTCCCGAGCCGGCCCGGAGGGCGCAACTCGACAGCTACCTGGCCCGGATTGTTGAGCGAGAACTACCGGAAAACGGGGTGTCCGTTCGACGTCCACGGGCGCTGACCGCGTGGCTGGCCGCCTACGGCGCAGCCACGGCCACCGACGCCTCGTACACAAAGATTCTCGATGCTGCGACCGCCGGGGAAGCCGACAAGCCGGCCCGGGCCACAGTCGACTCCTACCGCGAGCACCTGGGAAGACTTTTCATCCTGGACCCGGTTCCGGCCTGGACGCCCGCTAGCAACGCCCTGAAGGCCCTCACCTTTTCTCCCAAACACCATCTCGTTGATCCCGCTCTGGCCGCCCGGCTGGTCGGGGTCGGCAGGGACGGCCTGCTGCGTGGCGACGGTGAACGCCCGGTGGCGGGATCCGGCACCTGGCTGGGAGCACTGTTTGAGTCCCTCGTCACCCAGAGCGTTCGGGTGTACGCGACGGGCAGCGATGCTCGAGTCGGACATCTGCGCAAGAAGAGCTCAAGCCGTGAGATCGATCTGATCGTTGAGCGAGATGACCGTCAGGTCGTGGCGATCGAGGTGAAACTGGCTGCCACCGTCACCGACCGTGACGTCAGGCATCTGAACTGGCTTCATCAACAGATCGGTGGTCGGCTGTCCGACCGGGTCATCATCACCACAGGTGAAGATGCCTACCGACGGCGCGACGGGGTCGCGGTGGTCCCGCTCGCCCTGCTGGGTCCGTAGCGACCGACCGGTCGTCTCGTCGCACTCGCTCAGGGCCGGGAGTGGCGACTGGTCAGAGCGGCCGGGTGGTTTCTTCGAGCAGGTAGATGAAGGAGCCGAAGGACTGGTCGGTGGAGCGTTCGAGACCGATTTCGCAGGTGCGGTTGGAGGCGACGTAGTGGTCGGTGGGCCGGGCCGCGATCTCGATCGTCTCGGAGGCGGTGGCGGCGGCGGTCAGCTCCGGGTGGAGCATGCCTCGATCCCCGGCGAAGCCGCAGCAGGTGGCGGTCGGCGGGACCACGACCTCGTCGGAGATCTGGCCGACCACCTTGGTCAGGGTGCGCTCCAGTCCGAGATGTTTGACCGAACAGGTCGGATGGACGGTGACCGATCCGGCCGGGCGGGTCACTTCGAGGTTCGGCAGCAGATGCCGGTCGGCCCACTCGATCGAGTCGAGGATGGTCAGCTTGCCGTAGCGCTCCTGGTTTTCCGCGGTCAGCACTCCGGCCTCGATCTCCCGGAGGCCGTGGCCGCAGGAGGAGGCGTCAATCACCAGCGGCAGCTTGCCACCGTCGGTCCAGCGCCAGATCCGCTCCACGGTCTCGTTCGACTTGAAGCTGTGGGCGTCCACGTATCCCTTCGAGGACCAGGGAACCGAGCAGCAGGAGCCGGCCACGTCCTCCGGGATCCAGACCGGCTGACCGGCCCGGGCGGAGACCGCCACCAGGGCCTCCGGCAGCGACATCCCCGGGTCGTCCTTGGAGCGGCCGAACATGCGGTTGATGCAGGCCGGCATGTAGACCGCGGTCGCGCCCTCGCGCACCGTGGCCGGCAGCTCGACCGTGGCCGCGGGCGGAGTCTTTTCACCCCAGACCGGCACCAGGTCGGCGGCGACCAGCTTGCGGGCGGCACCGGTCAGGCCGCGCATCGCCCCCTCGGCCCCGACCTTCGAGAAGGCGTCGCCGAGCTTCAGGCCAGTGCGTCCCAGCGCCTCAACCCGGTCCCAGCGCCTGGCGATTCTGAGCGCCATCGCCTCCCGCATCGGGGTGTGGGTGCGGGTGCGGAACTGGGAGACCAGCTTGCCGGTGTCGATCCCGACCGGGCAGACGATCAGGCAGGAACCGTCGATCGCGCAGGTGTCCAGTCCGTCGTAGCCATACTCCTCGACCAGTACCCGGCGGACCGCGGTGTCCTCGCCCTGGCGGACCATCTCCCGGCGCAGCACGATCCGCTGGCGGGGAGTGAGGGTGAGATCGCGGCTGGGGCAGACCGGCTCGCAGAACCCGCACTCCACACAGACGGTCGCCTCTTCCTCGATCGGCGGGGTGGTCATCAGATCCCGCAGATGAACCTCCGGGTCCCGGTTCAGCAACACCCCGGGATTCAGCATTCCGGCCGGGTCGGCGAGTGACTTCGTTCGCCACATCAGTTCGGTCGCCGTCTCACCCCACTCGCGGGACACATAGGGGGCCATGTTGATCCCGGTGCCGTGCTCGGCCTTCAGCGAGCCGTCGTAGCGGTCGCAGATCAGTTCGACCAGGCCGGACATGAAGGCCTCGTAGCGCTCCAGATCCTCCTGTTTGGCGAAGTCCGGCGTGAGCATGAAGTGGAGGTTCCCGGCGGAGGCATGGCCAGCCACCCCGTTGAGGAAACCGTGTTCGGCCAGCAAGGCCCGCAGTTCCTCGGCGGCCGGGGCGATCTTTTCCGGCGGCACACAGACGTCCTCGACGATCAGCGCGGTCCCCGGCAGGCGCAGCCGCCCGGCCAGGCCGTGGAGACCCTCCCGGATCTTCCAGGCCATCTCGACCTGATCCTCGTCGCGCGTGAAGGCGGTCTCGGAGATCAGGTTGTCGCGGCCGATGATCTCGAAGGCCCGCTCCTCGGCGTCCTTCAACTCGGCCTCGGTTTCACCGCCGAACTCGACCAGCAGTGCCGCCGAGTTCGGGTCGAGCTCCCGGAAGTACTCGGGAGCCCCGGCGATGGTCCAGCCGGCGGCGATCAGGGCCGGGGCGACCATCAGCTCGACCGCGGTGGCCCCGGCCGCGACCAGCTCGTTGACCGGCACGATCGCCGACTCGATGTCCCTGAAGTGGAGCCAGCCGGTGGTGGTGACCGGTGGCACCGCCACCGTGTCGAAGGTGACCGAGGCGATGAAGGCGAGGGTGCCCTCGGAACCGACGATCAGCCGCCGGAAGATCTCCACCGGGGTCTCCCCGTCGAGGAAGGCGCAGAGCCGGTAGCCGGTGGTGTTCTTGATCGAGAACTTCTGCCGGATCCGGGCGGTCAACTCCTCGTCGGCCAGGATCTCCTCACGGATCTCCATCAACCCGGCGGCGAGTTCCGGTTCGGCCAGGGCGAACTCCTTTTCGGCGTCTTCGGCGAGGGTGTCGATCACGGTGCCGGAGGGCAGCACGAAGGTCATCCCGGCCACGGTCGAGTACGGGTCCTCGGTCGTGCCGCAGCGCATCCCGCCGGAGTTGTTGGCGACCACCCCGCCGACCGCCGCGGTGTCGGTCGAGGCCGGGTCGGGACCGAGCCGGCGACCGTACGGGGCCAGCACCCGGTTGGCGTTGCCGAGCACCGTGCCGGGGCCGGTCCGCACCCGGAGGCCCTGCTCGTCCAGCACCTCGACTCCGGCGAAGTGACGACGCACGTCAACCATGATGCCGTCGGTCTGACTCTGGCCGTTGAGGCTGGTGCCGGCCGCCCGGAAGGTGACCCCGATCCCCTGCTCGGTGCCGTAGCGCATCACCTTCGCCACATCCCCGGCGTCACGGGCCATCACCACCACCTGCGGCAGCTTGCGATACGGGCTGGCGTCGGAGGCATACCGGATGATGTCGGTCGCCCGGGCCAGAACCCGGTCCTCTCCCAGCAGCGCGATCAGTTCGGAGCGCAGCGGCTCCGGGGTGCCGGACGCGACCCATTCCGGGGCACGATCCGGTGCCGGCTCGCTCGGTTCCGGGGTGATCCTGGTTACGTCAGCTTCGAGCAGAGCCATCGCGGTTTCCTCCTGACGACCTAGAAGATCGCCATCCCGGGCTGGACGTCAACCTCGACCAGTCTCGGGGTCGGGTCGGCGATCGCCTCGGTCAGCGCCGCCTTGACCGCCTCGGTCCCGGAGACCCGCACGCTCTCGACTCCGTAGGCGCTGGCGATATCGGCGGACTCAAGGGCGGGCAGATCGAGGCCCGGGGAGTTCACCTGTTCGATCTCGGCGAACCACTTGAGGATCGCGTACTCCTCGTTGCGGAGCACCAGGAAGGTGACCGAGACGCCGTAGGTCTTGGCGGTCCAGAGCGCGGAGATCGCGTACTGAAGCGAACCCTCGCCGACCACGCAGACCACCGGCCGGTCCTCCGCCGCAAGCTGGACCCCGACCGCGGCGGCGGTCCCGAAGCCGAGTCCGCCACCGGCTCCGAAAAAGTAGGACTTCGGGTGTGAGATTCGCAGCTGGTTGCGGAGGGCCAGGGTGGCGCTCGGGGCCTCCAGCACGATCACCGCGTCCTCCGGAATCACCTCCTTCAGGGTGCTCATCACCACCGAGGGGTTCAGCGGGTCACTGTCCTCCAGCCGCATCGGGGCGGGGTTCGGCTCAAGCGCTTCCCGGGAGGTCGGTTCTAGATGGGCGTTCAGGGCGGCCATGGTCAGTTTCACGTCGGCGACCAGCGCCTCGCCCATCGGGGCGCGGGCGGCCTCGTCCGGGTCGGAGGTGATCTGGACCAGCTCCGTGTTCTCACCGAGCAGACTGCCCGGCAGATACGGGTAGTAGGGGAAAACCGAGGAGCCGATCACCACGGCAAGGTCATGGTTGCCGAGGATCTCACCGACCGGCTGGATGCCGGGCGGCAGCACCCCGCGGAAGTTGGGGTGGCCCTCCGGGAAGCCGATCCGTCCGCCTCCGGGAGCCGGGGTCGCCCAGACCGGCAGGTTCTGGCTTTCCGAAAGGGCGATCGCTTCATCCCAGCCGCCGGCGGCGTCGATGTCCGGGCCGGCGACCATCACCGGGTTCTTCGCATCTCTGAGCCGGGAGGCCAGCCGTTCGACCGCGACCGGATCGGCGCTTGCCTTGCCGGTCACGCTGCGGGCCAGCAGGAGCTCGGCGTCACCGCTGTTCATCTCCAGGTCCCAGTCGTCCATCGGCAGCGAAACCATCACCGGGCCCATCGGTGGCAGGGTGGCCAGGTGGATCGCGTGGGCGAGCGCCAGCGGCACATCCTCGGCGCGCGGCGGCTCGAAGGAGAACTTGACGAAGGGATGCGGCACCCGGGTTGCGTCCCGGTTGGTCAGATTGGCCTGCATCGTGATCTGGGCCCGCACCTGCTGGCCGACCGTGATCACCACCGGAGAGTGGTTGGCCTGGCAGTTGAAGATCGCCCCCATCGCATTGCCGAGACCGGGCGCGGTGTGGATGTTGGCGTGGGCCGGCCTGCCGGTCATCTGGGCGTAACCGTCGGCCATCCCGACCACAGCCGCCTCCTGCAAGCCGAGCACATACTTGAAGTCATCCGGGAAGTCGGTCAGCATCGGCAGTTCGGTCGATCCCGGATTGCCGAAAATCGTGGTCATCTCCAGTTTGCGGAACAGGTCGAAGGTGACATCGCGCACGGTAGGCATGGACCTCAGCCTATAGAGCCGGGGGATGGCGTGACTTCGAATAAACGCGGTGGTACGCGAGCTTCCCGCGGCCCGTCGCCGACCACATCACGGTCTGAACATCGGGACAGAATGTTCCCGCAGATATGTGCCACCGGGATAAAGACCGGCCGCGATCCCGTTTCTAGGGTTTTCTCACGACGCCGGATCCGCTCCACCTGGGACGGGTTCGGGTCGTCCCGTTCGCAGTACCGAAAGGAGACCCCTCAAATGGCCCGCAACCTTGCTTCCGAACTCGACATCACCTGGGTGATGATCGGGGCTGTGCTGGTCCTGTTCATGCAGGCCGGCTTCCTCTTCCTGGAGATCGGCTTCTCCCGTCGCAAGAGCGTCGGTTCGGGGGTGGCCAAGATTCTGGTCAACCTCGGCATCGCCAGTCTCGCCTGGTGGGCGATCGGATGGGGCATCTCGTCCTCCTCCGGTAACAAGCTGTTCGGGACGGAGGGCTTCTTCTTCCACATCGGTCAGACCGTCGGCGGGCTGGAGATGGGCCCACCCGATGCGGCCCTGATGCTGTTCGGGATGCTGTTCTGTGCGGTCTCGCTGGCGATCGTCTGGGGTACGACCCTCGAACGGATCAAGCTGAGTGCCTACGTGATCTACGCGATCGTGTTCGCCGCGGTGATCTACCCGCTGGTTGCCCACAGCGTCTACGGCGGCGGCTTCCTGGCTGACATCGGCGGCCGTCCGGTGATGGACTTCGCCGGCTCCACCGTGGTTCACCTCACCGGTGCGGTTGGCGGTCTCGCGGCCCTGCTCCTGCTCGGACCGCGGCTCGGCAAGTACGCGGCGGACGGCTCGGTCAAGATGATTCCCGGCCACTCGATCCCGATGGTCGGACTCGGTGTCCTGATCCTCTGGGTCGGCTGGTTCGGATTCAACGCCGGTTCGACCTACGGAACCGAAGACAGCTTCATGGCGGTGGTCGCACTCAACACCCAGCTGGCCGCTGCCGCAGGTGTGCTCGGCGCCCTGTTGACGATCTGGATCAAGCGGCGCACGGTCGATGTCGGCATGGTTGCCAACGGCGCGATCGCCGGCCTGGTCGCGATCACCGCCGGCGCCGGGTTCGTCGACTTCTGGGCGGCACCGATCATCGGCGCGATCGGTGGAGTGATCGTGGTCTACGGCTGCATCAAGCTGGACGAGGTCGGTCTCGACGATCCGGTTGGCGCTCTCTCCGCCCACGGTCTCTCCGGCATCTGGGGAACCCTCGCGGTGGGTCTGTTCGCGGCTCCCGGTCTGGTCCTTGACGGAGCCGCACCGGGGGTCTTCTACGGGCTCTTCGGGGGCGAGCCGCTCGGGGCGAGCCTCGGGCAGCTCGGGGTCCAGGCGTTCGGAGTTGCGGCCACGTTCATCGCTGTATTCCTGCTCTCATACGGCACCTTCGCGGCCCTCAAGGCCACGATCGGCATTAGGGTTTCGGAAGAGGAGGAACTGGCGGGCCTTGACATCAGCTCACACGGCACATACGGATACCCGGAGTACTTCGCGGACAGCCTGTTCGGCGACCGGCCCGGCGATGCGTCGATGCTCGACCCGTACGTCCGGCCGCTCACCGGCAACGGTGTCGCCCCGGCTCCTTCGGGGAGTCCGGTCGAGCCAGCCGCCAATGGCGTGGCGCAGACGGATGCGCCCCTCGCCGGCGTGGCTGGACCGGAGGAGCTGAGCGTGGGAGGTAGCCGATGAACTCCCCCGGACAGACAACCGCGGCCGATGTGCTCGCCAGGGTCGAGCAGGACGGAGTCGAGTTCGTCCGTTTCTGGTTCACCGACATCCTCGGCCAGCTCAAGAGCTTCGCGGTCGGCCGGGACCAGCTCCCGGCCGCCCTCGAGGAAGGTATGGGCTTCGACGGCTCCTCGATCACCGGTTTCAACCGGATCGAGGAGTCGGACATGGTCGCGATGCCGGACCCGAGCACCTACAGCCTGCTGCCCTGGCGCCCCGGTGCGGACGGCGAAGGAGGGGTCGCGAGACTCTTCTGCGACATCCTGATCCCCGGTGGCGAACCGTATGCGGGCGATCCCCGGTTCGTGATGCGCCGGGCGCTGGATCGCATGCGGGAGATGGGTTTCGATGACTTCTTCATCGGACCCGAGCTCGAGTACTACTACTTCGCCTCGGATCAGCCGGACCAGGACGGCCGGTTGACCCCATTGGACCGCGGCGGGTACTTCGACCTGACCACCCTGGATGTCGGCTCCGACCTGCGCCGCGACACGATCAACGCGCTCAAGGGGGTGGGGATCGAGGTCGAGTACAGCCACCACGAGGTCGGCCCCTCCCAGCACGAGATCGACATGCGCTACCAGGGCGGGCTGAAGATGTCCGACGACGCGATGACCTACCGCATCGTGGTCAAGGAGATCGCCAACGCACACGGGGTCTACGCGACCTTCATGCCGAAGCCGCTGTTCGGCGAGAACGGTTCCGGAATGCACGTCCACCAGTCACTCTTCCGCGACGGACGAAACACCTTCTACGACCCGGATGCCCGCTACCACCTGTCGGAGACCGCCCGCCACTTCATCGCCGGGCTGCTCCATCACTCGCGGGAGCTGTCGGCCCTGTTCGCGCCGACCGTGAACAGTTACAAGCGGCTGGTTCCGGGTTACGAGGCGCCGGTCTATGTGGCCTGGTCCCAGCGTAACCGTTCCGCCCTGGTCCGGGTGCCGATGTACCAGCCCGGGAAGGAGCAGTCGACCCGCTGCGAGCTGCGCTGCCCGGATCCATCCTGCAATCCGTATCTGACCTTTGCCGCCCTGCTTCACGCCGGGCTGGACGGGATCGAGAACCGTTACGACATCCCCGACCCGATGGAGACGAACCTCTACGAGCTCTCCCCCGAGGAGCTGGAGGAGCGGGGCATCGAGCGTCTGCCGGAAACACTGGGCGAGGCGATCGAGGTGATGGCCGAATCGGAGATGGTGCGCCGGGCGATCGGCGATCACATCTTCGACCGCTACATCGAGTTGAAACGGGCCGAGTGGGAGGAGTACCGGGTTCAGGTCAGCAGGTGGGAACTTGAGCGCTACCTCCCCATCCTCTGATGAGGACCAACCGGACCTCGGCGCCCTGGCGAAAGCCGTCGCCGAAGGGGCCGGTCTCCCGGCCGTGGCCCGGGCTGCCGCCCGGGCCCTGGACCTGAGCCTCGCGATCGTTGATCGTTCCTCGGCGGTCCTGGCGATCGCCGCCCATTCGCCCGACGAAGAGGACCGGCTGCGCTCCCGCGGCAGCGGAGTGAAGCGGCATCGCCTGAGGGTGGCCGGCCAGCCGGTTGGTGAGTTGCGCCTGCGGACGCCGGGGAGTACGACAGTGGATCCCGGGCTGCTCGAGCTGGTCGCGGTGCTGATCGGTCTTGAACTGGAGCGGACCCGGTCAGGAGACTGGGCCGATGAGGACGAGATGACCGGGTTCGTCGATGCGGTCCTGGCCCGGGATCTGACCAGCCCGGATGAGATCGCGAACCGGGCCACCGGTCTCGGGGTGGACCTCGATGAAGGCGGCGGCGCGGTCATCGCCCGGCTCGGTTCAACCGGTGACGACCCGACCCCGGAGCCGGCCGATCGCAACCGCCGGGCGCTGACGGCCGGTCTCAGGGCGCTTCGCGGCGGGGGACGAGGGGCCCTCGTGGCGCTTGCTGAAGACGGCAGCCGGAGCGAGATCAGAGCGATCGTGACGGCCGTTGACAGTGAACAGATCGAGAAGGCGGCGCGGGCGCTGGAGACCGAGTTGGACGGAGCGGTCGGCGCGGAGACCGGGAACCTCACCGTGGGTTACAGCCGTCACGTCGAGCGGCCGGATGACCTCTTTCGGGCGGGCAAGGAGGCCTTGCTCGCAGTCAACGTTGCCGAGGCCGAGGGAACCGCCCGGCTGGCCTTCGAGGCGACCGGTTCGTACCGGCTGCTGCTCTCGGCGATGAGCGAAAACCCGGCCGAACTCGAGTGGTTCTACGACGACACGGTGGCGCCACTCGCCGCCTACGACGAGCAGTACGGCAGCGACCTGGTCGGTACGGTCGAAACCTTCCTGAAGAACGACGGCAACATCGCCCCGACCGCCGAGGAGCTGTTCACCCATCGTCACACGATCCGGTACCGGTTGGGGCGGGTGCGTGACCTCTGCGGCCACGACCTTCAGACCACTGACGGACGCGAGCGGCTCGGGTTCGGTCTCAAGGCAATGCGGGCCCTCGGTCTCGGCCCTCGAAGTGGTTGACTTCCTGAATCTGCGGGGACGGCGAATCGGTGCCCCGCGTGAGTCCGACCCGAAGAAAGGCATGACGTGAGCGAAGAGCTGTGGGGTGGCGAGACCACCAAGGCGATCGAGAACTTCCCCGTCTCCGGCGAGCCGATCCCGGCGCCGGTGGTTCACTGGCTCGGCTGGATCAAGGCAGACGCAGCCCGCACCAACGCTGAACTCGGCCTGCTCGACCCGGTGATCGCCGAACGGATCGCCACCGCAGGTGACGCAGTCGGTGCCGGCCAACATGACGACCAGTTCCCGGTCGATGTGTTCCAGACCGGATCCGGTACCTCCTCGAACATGAACGCCAACGAGGTGATCGCCGCGCTGGCCGGCGAGGGTGTTCACCGCAACGATCACGTCAACATGGGCCAGTCCTCGAACGACGTCTTCCCGTCGGCGGTTCACCTGGCCGCCCTCGATCGGGTTACCGGCGATCTGCTGCCGGCGATGGACGCCCTGGCCCAGGCGCTTGAAACGAAGTCCCGGGATTTCGCCGACGTGGTCAAGGCCGGTCGGACCCATCTGATGGATGCGGTTCCGGTCACTCTCGGCCAGGAGTTCGGCGGTTACGCCTCCCAGGTCCGCCAGGGGAGCGATCGGGTCAAGGGAACCCTCGGCCGGGTCGGGAAGATTCCGCTTGGTGGCACCGCCACCGGGACCGGCCTGAACACCCATCCCGATTTCGCCGCCGGGGTCAGGCGGAAGCTGTCCGAACGCTCCGGCCTCACGATCGAGGCCCCCGACGACCGCTTCGAGGCCCAGGCCAACCGCGACTCGCTGGTTGAGCTCTCCGGAGCGCTCAAGGTGTACGCGGTTTCGCTCAACAAGATCGCCAACGACCTCGCCCTGATGGGTTCCGGACCCCGGGCCGGCCTGGCCGAGCTGGTCCTGCCGGAGCTTCAGAAAGGTTCCTCGATCATGCCCGGCAAGGTCAACCCGGTGATCCCCGAGGTGGTGATCCAGGTCGCCGCCCAGGTGATAGGCAACGACACGGCGATCACCGTGGCCGGCTCCCAGGGCCAGTTCGAACTGAACGTGCGGGTGCCGCTGATCGCCCGCAGCCTGCTCGGCTCGATCCGGATCCTCGCCAGCGCCACCCGGATGCTGGACGAGAAGTGCGTACG includes:
- a CDS encoding DUF4143 domain-containing protein, with product MAYRHRIVDDLLDELFPHLAAIALEGAKGVGKTATGTERAATILSLDDPRRLETLIANPNYITQVSPPVLIDEWQREPSVWDRVRRAVDDDPAGGRFLLAGSAGVSPGVRIHSGAGRIVSLAMRPLAISERGVTEPTVSLARLLDPAETPIEGRTALSLPSYVDEILRSGFPGIRDLPEPARRAQLDSYLARIVERELPENGVSVRRPRALTAWLAAYGAATATDASYTKILDAATAGEADKPARATVDSYREHLGRLFILDPVPAWTPASNALKALTFSPKHHLVDPALAARLVGVGRDGLLRGDGERPVAGSGTWLGALFESLVTQSVRVYATGSDARVGHLRKKSSSREIDLIVERDDRQVVAIEVKLAATVTDRDVRHLNWLHQQIGGRLSDRVIITTGEDAYRRRDGVAVVPLALLGP
- a CDS encoding FAD-binding oxidoreductase; the encoded protein is MALLEADVTRITPEPSEPAPDRAPEWVASGTPEPLRSELIALLGEDRVLARATDIIRYASDASPYRKLPQVVVMARDAGDVAKVMRYGTEQGIGVTFRAAGTSLNGQSQTDGIMVDVRRHFAGVEVLDEQGLRVRTGPGTVLGNANRVLAPYGRRLGPDPASTDTAAVGGVVANNSGGMRCGTTEDPYSTVAGMTFVLPSGTVIDTLAEDAEKEFALAEPELAAGLMEIREEILADEELTARIRQKFSIKNTTGYRLCAFLDGETPVEIFRRLIVGSEGTLAFIASVTFDTVAVPPVTTTGWLHFRDIESAIVPVNELVAAGATAVELMVAPALIAAGWTIAGAPEYFRELDPNSAALLVEFGGETEAELKDAEERAFEIIGRDNLISETAFTRDEDQVEMAWKIREGLHGLAGRLRLPGTALIVEDVCVPPEKIAPAAEELRALLAEHGFLNGVAGHASAGNLHFMLTPDFAKQEDLERYEAFMSGLVELICDRYDGSLKAEHGTGINMAPYVSREWGETATELMWRTKSLADPAGMLNPGVLLNRDPEVHLRDLMTTPPIEEEATVCVECGFCEPVCPSRDLTLTPRQRIVLRREMVRQGEDTAVRRVLVEEYGYDGLDTCAIDGSCLIVCPVGIDTGKLVSQFRTRTHTPMREAMALRIARRWDRVEALGRTGLKLGDAFSKVGAEGAMRGLTGAARKLVAADLVPVWGEKTPPAATVELPATVREGATAVYMPACINRMFGRSKDDPGMSLPEALVAVSARAGQPVWIPEDVAGSCCSVPWSSKGYVDAHSFKSNETVERIWRWTDGGKLPLVIDASSCGHGLREIEAGVLTAENQERYGKLTILDSIEWADRHLLPNLEVTRPAGSVTVHPTCSVKHLGLERTLTKVVGQISDEVVVPPTATCCGFAGDRGMLHPELTAAATASETIEIAARPTDHYVASNRTCEIGLERSTDQSFGSFIYLLEETTRPL
- the mdlC gene encoding benzoylformate decarboxylase, giving the protein MPTVRDVTFDLFRKLEMTTIFGNPGSTELPMLTDFPDDFKYVLGLQEAAVVGMADGYAQMTGRPAHANIHTAPGLGNAMGAIFNCQANHSPVVITVGQQVRAQITMQANLTNRDATRVPHPFVKFSFEPPRAEDVPLALAHAIHLATLPPMGPVMVSLPMDDWDLEMNSGDAELLLARSVTGKASADPVAVERLASRLRDAKNPVMVAGPDIDAAGGWDEAIALSESQNLPVWATPAPGGGRIGFPEGHPNFRGVLPPGIQPVGEILGNHDLAVVIGSSVFPYYPYLPGSLLGENTELVQITSDPDEAARAPMGEALVADVKLTMAALNAHLEPTSREALEPNPAPMRLEDSDPLNPSVVMSTLKEVIPEDAVIVLEAPSATLALRNQLRISHPKSYFFGAGGGLGFGTAAAVGVQLAAEDRPVVCVVGEGSLQYAISALWTAKTYGVSVTFLVLRNEEYAILKWFAEIEQVNSPGLDLPALESADIASAYGVESVRVSGTEAVKAALTEAIADPTPRLVEVDVQPGMAIF
- a CDS encoding ammonium transporter; the encoded protein is MARNLASELDITWVMIGAVLVLFMQAGFLFLEIGFSRRKSVGSGVAKILVNLGIASLAWWAIGWGISSSSGNKLFGTEGFFFHIGQTVGGLEMGPPDAALMLFGMLFCAVSLAIVWGTTLERIKLSAYVIYAIVFAAVIYPLVAHSVYGGGFLADIGGRPVMDFAGSTVVHLTGAVGGLAALLLLGPRLGKYAADGSVKMIPGHSIPMVGLGVLILWVGWFGFNAGSTYGTEDSFMAVVALNTQLAAAAGVLGALLTIWIKRRTVDVGMVANGAIAGLVAITAGAGFVDFWAAPIIGAIGGVIVVYGCIKLDEVGLDDPVGALSAHGLSGIWGTLAVGLFAAPGLVLDGAAPGVFYGLFGGEPLGASLGQLGVQAFGVAATFIAVFLLSYGTFAALKATIGIRVSEEEELAGLDISSHGTYGYPEYFADSLFGDRPGDASMLDPYVRPLTGNGVAPAPSGSPVEPAANGVAQTDAPLAGVAGPEELSVGGSR
- the glnA gene encoding type I glutamate--ammonia ligase, with product MNSPGQTTAADVLARVEQDGVEFVRFWFTDILGQLKSFAVGRDQLPAALEEGMGFDGSSITGFNRIEESDMVAMPDPSTYSLLPWRPGADGEGGVARLFCDILIPGGEPYAGDPRFVMRRALDRMREMGFDDFFIGPELEYYYFASDQPDQDGRLTPLDRGGYFDLTTLDVGSDLRRDTINALKGVGIEVEYSHHEVGPSQHEIDMRYQGGLKMSDDAMTYRIVVKEIANAHGVYATFMPKPLFGENGSGMHVHQSLFRDGRNTFYDPDARYHLSETARHFIAGLLHHSRELSALFAPTVNSYKRLVPGYEAPVYVAWSQRNRSALVRVPMYQPGKEQSTRCELRCPDPSCNPYLTFAALLHAGLDGIENRYDIPDPMETNLYELSPEELEERGIERLPETLGEAIEVMAESEMVRRAIGDHIFDRYIELKRAEWEEYRVQVSRWELERYLPIL